One Vicugna pacos chromosome 12, VicPac4, whole genome shotgun sequence genomic window carries:
- the TOB2 gene encoding protein Tob2 → MQLEIKVALNFIISYLYNKLPRRRADLFGEELERLLKKKYEGHWYPDKPLKGSGFRCVHIGEIVDPVVELAAKRSGLAVEDVRANVPEELSVWIDPYEVSYQIGEKGAVKVLYLDDSEGCVAPELDKEIKSSFNPDAQVFVPIGSQDSSLSNSPSPSFGQSPSPTFIPRSAQPITFTTASFAATKFGSTKMKKGGGAAGGGGVASSGASSQQPPQQQPRMARSPTNNLLKQKNLSLSLHSLNFITANPAPQSQLSPNAKEFVYNGGASPSLFFDGADGQGSGTPAPFGGSGAGTCNSSSFDMAQVFGGGTNSLFLEKTPFVEGLSYNLNTMQYPSQPFQPVVLAN, encoded by the coding sequence ATGCAACTGGAGATCAAAGTGGCCCTGAACTTCATCATCTCCTACCTGTACAACAAGCTGCCCCGGCGCCGGGCAGACCTGTTTGGTGAGGAGCTAGAGCGGCtcttgaaaaagaaatatgaaggcCACTGGTACCCTGACAAGCCACTGAAGGGCTCTGGCTTCCGCTGTGTCCACATTGGGGAGATTGTGGACCCCGTGGTGGAGCTGGCTGCCAAGCGGAGTGGCCTGGCGGTGGAGGATGTGCGGGCCAATGTTCCTGAGGAGCTGAGCGTCTGGATTGACCCTTACGAGGTGTCCTACCAGATCGGTGAGAAGGGAGCTGTGAAGGTGCTGTATCTGGATGACAGTGAGGGCTGTGTTGCCCCAGAGCTGGACAAGGAGATCAAGAGCAGCTTCAACCCTGATGCCCAGGTGTTTGTGCCCATCGGCAGCCAGGACAGTTCCCTGTCCAACTCCCCATCGCCATCCTTTGGCCAGTCGCCCAGCCCCACCTTCATTCCCCGCTCTGCCCAGCCCATCACTTTTACCACAGCCTCCTTCGCAGCCACCAAGTTTGGCTCCACCAAGATGAAGAAGGGTGGCGGGGCAGCGGGTGGGGGTGGTGTGGCCAGCAGTGGGGCAAGCAGCCAGCAGCCCCCACAGCAGCAGCCTCGCATGGCCCGCTCTCCCACTAACAACCTGCTGAAACAGAAgaacctctctctgtctctgcattCACTGAACTTCATCACCGCCAACCCGGCCCCTCAGTCCCAGCTCTCGCCCAATGCCAAGGAGTTCGTGTACAACGGCGGTGCCTCTCCCAGCCTCTTCTTTGATGGGGCCGATGGCCAGGGCAGTGGCACCCCGGCCCCctttgggggcagtggggctggcaCCTGCAACAGCAGCAGCTTCGACATGGCCCAGGTATTTGGAGGTGGCACCAATAGCCTCTTCCTGGAGAAGACGCCCTTCGTGGAAGGCCTCAGCTACAACCTGAACACCATGCAGTACCCCAGCCAGCCGTTCCAGCCGGTGGTGCTGGCCAACTGA